aagtacataactctgtcaactattttggctgaattatggcattTTTTGGACTTCATcagttaatttttttataatagtccatattttgcctaaactctttgtcatatggctttgaaactttgaccacttgtttaccatcatagtctacataattatgtaggcaagacttcataactaggacaaggactttagcccagtttagcccttttttgacattaGTCTGTTAACAGTTTATAATCAGGAAGGAACAGTGTATTAATTTGGTGTTCCTttgttatttaggttttgaaagagaaggtaaacaatcaggtgaacgctggtatctgtaaaccatttagatccaagttttaattgaacactggttaattcttatttgttatttcattttcaacaaaatctatgTACTAAGTAACCCTGAATCTCTAAAAAaatggaggtccgtacccctagaaaaccccaaacaggattgtctagaggtatggatccgtacccttagacacttccttttatgtgttctaatgttaaatcagtttgttaACTGTGCACACTTATAacaaaaatgacttgtttaagtAACTACACTTACATATTTCCTTTTTTCGTAATTTCAGAGCTCAAAAATAATTGATTCAATATCTGAGTTACACTTGAATCTGTATAAAAAGTACGAGTACTTTTCTGTATGACTGTCTACTTCAAATTTTTTAGTTtgcatgttaaatatattttaattcacaagtttttgtttcatttttttaatgactttactGATGCTTGAACAGagttgtttcaaattcatgagCTATGCCATTTTATGCTGTATGGTATCACAGTGTTgtggttttacatgttttacacattccttcttaTCATTTCACACACTGTCCAGATTTGACCACTGTTGTAATTTATAGCTCCACTGCTGAgtttaaatgtccattttattgacttgggggctaatattaattacatgcatTATTTTAGCAATCTATGAGAAATTCCCTCTctacccttgtcctataactgagTAAGAGTTTAATATTTTTAgttctgtataaaaaaaaaatatgaaaaaaggaaAAGCCTCAAATCGAGTTCGGGGAAatcagtttcaattttttttcaaactttgtaacAACGAAACTATACagataaaaaataatttggtGTTATCAATTTTTTCatagcgaatatcatactttgcaaatttACGGGGAAGTCGATGTCTCTGTGACGTCATTTCTTATTTACCGCGTTTACTTTAGAAATATTAATGACACACTTTTCCAAAAGAGTGTAATCATTTTTTCACCTAACTGGAAGATTCTTTTGCTGTATTTTTGAGTGAAAAATAATTCTAAACAATAGAATGACATTCTCTCTTCATTGCGAAGAGAAGACTTCCTAACCGCCAGGTGCTTCCTTGAGACCTGCTCAACACGTGGCTAGAGGGTGTGGCGGCATTTCCATACTGTCCATAAAAAGGCTcgatcaaaccaagcctgcaacatcttcttatgtcgtgttgggcgacctgtgaattTTGCACTTTTACTCACTTGAAAAGGTTATTCGGGTCTACTCTAAGAGCTCGCTATCAAAGGTTATTACAACTGTCCTAGTATTTCTTCTTTGATGTACAATATTTTATTCGACTCGAGAACGAggccttgcaaaatccacaagagaCGAATGCATCATACTCTACCTATTGCTAGTGTTATATTAGCCAAAATTGACtataattttagacaaaaatacttaaaacacgTTTAAAATAGTGCAGTCTATTAAGCATGGAACATCGAGGCACCATCATTTCATGATTTTGACGTCACATTACACGTCACGTCTTAGGCGACCCATTCCATCATTGATTATTTTTCCGTATTCGATAGGAActgaatatatttatcaaatacaacgtgttttacagacaaaaatgtcgtaggtatatcatatatatcatagAATATAAGATATAGAGtactgtttacatttttttgtaaattcaaaatgttatataaagtATTCGTACTACTTCCAAtataacacatttttgtaaaacagcaTTGAGCTATAGTTTCGCGCGTTCTTGTCAATTCTAAATACAAATTATTGGGACTTCATtcataaatgaaaaacaaacattattcactaatattttgaatgtcataaaGAAAATTCAAGGAAATAAGTCAAAGCTAttgtataatttgattaattttatgaCAACGCAcaagtttttaaaaagtcacaaaatcaTAAATTATAAACACAGTTAATTGTTAGACAAGAATACTCCAATTTATGCGTACACTTATACCTTTGCTTTgtcaaaacaagaaacaaataagaatattttaatgcaagtatTTACACATTGTGTCAATGCGATAAAATTTTGCTCATTTTGGCTGCTGTTATAAGAAATTTCATATATTCATAGTCAGATTTAAAAAGTATCTCTaagacagtaaaatgaaaaaggtAAAATCTTATTTATAATAAACACTTTTACATATACCCAGATGTTCATTTTAATCATCCTTTCTAAAAGTGTCTTAGGATGAGTTATCCACTTTTGCAAATACTTTAACCTTATAATGGAATCCAATTGCAGAAATTCCTGTCGGAATAATTCTTTCACGGGACATTCTTAAGAATACAATTTGAATGATGACTCCAATTTACCATAACAATTTGAGCGATATGCCTAAGGGTATACTAGACCCagtctatttttatttgaaattttacttcATATAGTGCATGTAAACATAGAATTAATATTTTATGCGTATTAGCAGTACTATGCATTACGTTTAAAACAGTACACACTTTACACATGTAAAGCTAAACACCATACTTAGTGTACTACTGCAAAAATGTGTAAGAGTCACTTCAAAATACTTCTGTCTTACTGCTATGTCTTCGAGTCTTGCCAACTAAGGGATTCAAATTCTAAATGTTAGGACGACATGATCTAATGGCTGCATTGCCCATTAAAAGCGATGTAGTTGTAATCCCAAATTAatgtatggaaaactttgaagCCTTCATAAATAAAGTATGCTAAGTTCTACTCGATGACTACGCTGTTCTGGCTTTTTTACGTTTCAGATTATATGTATAGAAATAGCgcattttaaatatcatttattacTTGATCAGGGTTCCAGTCGATGTTTTCAAAACCTCTTATTCGTTACTACTGTTTAGTTCTAGAGAAACGTTGCCGAAACTGTAATACACAATGTATTTACATcgttaattttcattctttttaaatGACTATAAGAAACCCTTTGTTACTTCAGGTTCTGTCGTCACACCTATCGTCGCGTTCAAAGCGCATGTTGTGTCAGAAAACTCGTTGAGCAATAGAAATGTTATAATATTCtcaaagaatatttttaacaCGGGCGGTGCTTACGACAATGCAACTGGCATCTTCAAAGCTCCATCTGGAGGCATCTATCTATTCACGACTCAAATATGTTTATCTGGCAGTACCTATTCGTATTTCGGCATCACTGTGAATGGGGAACGTATCTCTCAGTCTCTGCTTGGAGACAATCAGTGGACTAAATGTTATACAATGGATGCCATTGTTAAAGTAAACAAGGGTGCTGACGTCACTGTTAAATGTATTAGCTCTTGTGATAGTAGTGATAGTTTATACAATAATCTTGGTTACGCAGCAAGTAGCTTCTCGGGTGTACTTGTCCAAAGACTTATTCTTTGAAATACGACTGTAAAGAACGTTGTCGGCTGTATGACctgttttgttggatttgaataaccGATGATTCTGTTGCCATAACAAATATCAATATTTGtcattatttcaaatgaaatatttagaaatactgatgaaatataattcatattttcattgtttttatttttatgtgtaatagagttccgcttaagccggtgctgggagcgtgagaggtgttgcacatttcattacctctcttgaacagactcaatcaaaccgagtctgctattattcttcttggttgcatttttggttccaaaggatctttatacatattttatttaaaatagttgGCATATTGCATACTTGCTTTGTTGTGTTTATCGGTGTCATCAGTCTAGAATTTTCTCTTTATGCTTTTAAACGATATATGTTTCTTGTATCAATACTTGTATTCccaagttaaaaaaagtttatacGAAATTATTTTCAGTTGATTGTCAAACAAGTTCTGCTACCTATAACAGTTACACTCGACGCTTCATTTTTATAGTATCAACAGCCAAGAGGGTGAAGGAAAAGATAATCCAGTTTCTCTTTTATGATATGTTTACTTCTCTGCAGTTGAATATCGTAGCTTCAAGAATGAAGAACACGACTTTGAGAACAGAAGCCTATTTTCATCAATGTGACAGCAACAAAATCCAAATAAGgacatatttcaaaagatctatCAGCAACAAGCTAGTGAAATTTTCACGAgggtataatttttgatatattcgCGAGGTCCCTCGCCTCGCCAAAATTAATTAACTGTAGGATAGTATATTTTTAACACGAATAGAACAAACCACATAACTGTTTAATTTGGAACAATATGGTTATTAGTAAAATGCTACTAACCAAAGGATTCTTATCCGAAGTTTCATTTATATACAGGCTAAATATGCTTTAACTGACCAAGCAATAACAAGCAATAAAATGTTGACGTTTTGCAATTTACTTttaataagagaaaaaagttaaccatataaacattcttaaaaaatttaggaatgtttaattttatatattttaccaaCTGCATTTCTGGTTCTTGTTTTGAAGCTCGTTTATAAATCAAGACATAAGTCTAATCAACAATTTCTAGAATAATAATAGTTTAACAATGCTTTGAATGTCAACCGCCAGATCAATTGTTTTTCAGCTTCAAACAGAAGCTATTATCAACAGAAAACTGATATTCATTTCGGTAGGattactttatttaaaacaatcatcGTGAATTTTGTAGATTTATTAAccagaaattagaacagaaatgaAAACCTTAAGAATTTTAAATTATGATAGGCTCGTAGCTCAATGCTTTTACACAATTGTTTAAAGGGACATATGCAACATTTTGCGGCAATGCTAATTAGAAAGAACTGCGTGAAGCATTAACACTGACGAAAGAATTATGAAAATcggacagcaaaaaaaaaaagatgtggcCATAT
The sequence above is a segment of the Mercenaria mercenaria strain notata chromosome 3, MADL_Memer_1, whole genome shotgun sequence genome. Coding sequences within it:
- the LOC128555610 gene encoding uncharacterized protein LOC128555610 isoform X1, giving the protein MFCVAILFFLITNSNPSFGIEPVCSRFHYEEQTLEKMIRQEIFVEKMKADIDDSKQQVVDAIVDLRNERNKFAADFEKLKNDVETLNGNLENALNGMQSQNEKVIQDYTTEMEILKGSVVTPIVAFKAHVVSENSLSNRNVIIFSKNIFNTGGAYDNATGIFKAPSGGIYLFTTQICLSGSTYSYFGITVNGERISQSLLGDNQWTKCYTMDAIVKVNKGADVTVKCISSCDSSDSLYNNLGYAASSFSGVLVQRLIL
- the LOC128555610 gene encoding uncharacterized protein LOC128555610 isoform X2 — protein: MFCVAILFFLITNSNPSFGIEPVCSRFHYEEQTLEKMIRQEIFVEKMKADIDDSKQQVVDAIVDLRNERNKFAADFEKLKNDVETLNGNLENALNGSVVTPIVAFKAHVVSENSLSNRNVIIFSKNIFNTGGAYDNATGIFKAPSGGIYLFTTQICLSGSTYSYFGITVNGERISQSLLGDNQWTKCYTMDAIVKVNKGADVTVKCISSCDSSDSLYNNLGYAASSFSGVLVQRLIL